In the Triticum aestivum cultivar Chinese Spring chromosome 2B, IWGSC CS RefSeq v2.1, whole genome shotgun sequence genome, ggtgactatatatgttttgcggtgattatacgatcattAGCCCGCCGTTGAGCATCGCATATTCACTCTGTTAACCAGCCAAATAGTCTACGTGGCACtgtgttgactggttaaattggctacatggcttgtgggtcccacgtgttCGTTGGCAGAGGAAAGAGATAAGATAAATAAAAATTTACGCAGGCACGACATGAGTCCAATCCTTGCATGCAAACCACCCTGGTTGtctatgtgtgtgcatgcacgtgcaggttgagcacttgagcgtgagcgtgtgtgttacgtcgtgtgatgtgtgcatgcgtgcgtgtgtgcatgtgagtgttgcgtgcatgcatgtgtacgtgtgagtgttgcatgcatgcagttcgtgtgtaTGCCTGCGTGTGTgttgtgtgtataatcaccacactagcTCATGTGTATTAAAAGAACCGGCTCGGGATACCAACACAAGGGATCCTTGTCCGCTGTGGTTAGCGCACGCGGGTGCGAACCTGAGGTCTTAACTTAGAATCCCTTCTAATCCCCACCCAGCAAtaatttatttttctttgttttctttcttataCCCGCTGATAGGTGGCCctatggtagtgagataatgtgcgcttatgatgcaacactagatgcgtcatgtggactgtttgactggtcaactggacATGTCATCAACAAATACGGAGCTCTACGGTGAGCCAGTCACTGTATAACCATCACAAAACTTATATGGTGACTGTAATGTGTGTATTCTGAAGTCCAATGcacatatcatgctttcgcttcaaatacagtgATCGTCGGTGCATTTATCTCACGAGAGAAAGATGGAACATCCGTGAATGTGTCGGGGCGTACTTTTAGAGGGCCTAGAGATAggttgtgtgcatacgtgaaaggggcatagagAGAGGGGTGTGTGATGAAGAGTGAGCGAGGCTCTTCGGTTCTCTTTAGCATGACTAACTttataaaataaaaatataaacattcacagtACGGAATAGATATCATTGGATtgaccatgcaattaactttcatacTCCGTATAACTTTTTAGTAGTATATATATGGAGATTTTCTAAAATGAATTTTTGGTCACACTTTGTGTAGTTTCAATTGAAAAGAAACCTGATATGCGGAGTAAAAGTGAATATAGGGCTTTTTAGATCATTTGACTACATGATAAGATGTAACATCCGTGAATGTGTAGTTGACGTATTTTGGACGGCCTAGAGAGGGTATGTGTACTTACTCGAGAAAGGCACGGATAGAGGAGGGTGTGCGATGGGAGAGAGAGCACCAGAGATGTgagagatctagagagagagaaATAGGATGTCTCAACCAGAGATAGCCTTGAGTGTGTATGCAAGGTAGAAGGGGAGAGAGGCATGAGCAGAAATAGTGTATGTTGGTATGTGCAGGTGTGAGAAAACAGTGACACCTAGGAGTGGAGGGTGTGTGAGGTCTGGTGGGGCGAGGTGAGGCCCTTAGGTCGATTCTGTCCCGCGCCACGTTGGTCGACCCGTGGAGCATTATGCAAAAACCCATGGAGAACTTGACGTACAAGACGAAGATACCAGAGCCGTGAAGGACTATGTCTCCACTCACAAAACCGgttaggatttgtaaccctaggccccaggTATGTTATACAAGCCGCAGGCCTAGTCCGTCGATCCCttggtattcatgtgtactttatACAACCAATCACAAATATACATGACCTGGAGTAGGGTATTTCCTCGATCGGAAGGGGCTGAATCTGGGTAAATCCTTGCCTCTTACTACAATGCAACCTAACCATAAGGGATATCCTACTGAATGCTCTACTTGAATCATATCCGTCAACTAGTAAGAGAGGGGGAGACAATGCGTGCGAGATAGGCCGAAAGAGAATGTGTGTGTGGGAGACACGTAGGTAGGTATATGTATAGAGAAAGGGCCGGTGGAGAtcatgtgtgtgtatgtgtatgaCAGAAAGAGTGTTTGTGACAAAGATTAGTGTAAAGAGTCGTAGATAgtagtgagtgagtgagtgagtgagtgagtgagagagagagggggggacatagagtgtgtgtgtgagagagatacttcgggagagagtgtgagcatgtgtgagagagaaGGCCAGCGGACATataatgtgtgtgtgtatgtgtgagagagaaagatagtGTTTGTATGAGGAGGACCGAGGGAGAATGCATCTATGCATAAAAGACTgttctacacattaaattaaaatataaatgataTCAACATATTAGGATGGGATTATGACATTTGCAATTCGCGTATGAACGAATATCGGTCTATCAAgcattctatcgaatttgagcatatGTCTGGTATTATCTGACATAATTGATCCATAAAGTCAACATTTTGAAATCTAGACAATGCATGGCTTTAGCAATTTAAACATAAACGTGAATATAGTTTATGTTATGTGTGTGTCAAGCATATtatctatctactatctactaTCACTATAAAAGGAAGAGAGGCGCTAAATCGCCTGTGCACATGCGGCTACGCGAGGTTGTTATCCTCACCACTCGCCCCCACGCGATTCGTGCTCACTCCAATACGACGCTCGCGTATTAACTCCACTGGGCAGCCTACACCTCCTTGTATAGGGCTCGTATTTCTCTCTACGCGTCAGTAAAGGCCCACACGCCACCTGGTGGTGACAACGGCTACCTGCGCCAAGGCATTTACTGAGCTGTAGCCACAACGGCTACATGCACCAGGCGGGAGGGCACGACCAGGCCACTGTTGTAGTAACATATGTAGTGTACCCCCTCTGCCTAGGGCATGCCGCTTATTTTTCGTATGTTGTAGTAACGCATGCCGATCTACGTGTGTAAGTTAGTACGTAGAGCAAGCCCATGCAGGCCGCTAGTGGCTATGTGTAATAAAATTATCTCGATGTCATCATGAGTGGCCGTACTACCGTAATTAACCATGTCGCTAATCAGGAAACAGACGCACACACGTACTTTCTGCGAGTGAGTGAAGTCACCGCCCACGGGATCACTTCAATGCACCAATAAGAGAGGGCGCTGCGCGGCATAAATACGCCCAGCCCACCTGCACCGAGTAACGACACCCATCACGAATTGATTGCTCCAATCAATATGGCCTGCAGACGAACAGAAGACGACAGGGCACGCGTGCTCTATAAATCGATTAGCCCAATATGGGCTATTAGAGGTCGTCTAGTACTACTATATTGCTGCTAAACCAACGGGATTCATATGGATTCTCATGGACTAACCTGGATTTATCTGTTTCTGCTGAAACCATGGCGTCCGCCCCCTCCTCGTGCCCGATGAGCGTGAGAACCCAAGAAGATGTACAGTGATACTAGCCTGCGTGCTCGACCGACGCATTAGCCTGTGCGCTAAATGACGATGCACCCCGCGTCAGGCCAATTATTACCCCACCCGCGCACCGGGGTCCCCGCAACGGACAAATGATGTATTTGTACGAAAGTAAATGTGCGCGGCCCACTGACGAGAGGGTATAGCCGGCGTATTCCCATTCTGAAAAAATAAAACACTGTGCTGTATTTTGCACGTGGGGGGAGAGGCTAATTTAGCTACGGATCACGACGCGCTGCGGACGCATCAGATAAAGACCTCGCGTGGGGGCATGTCCTCAAAATTCGCGTCCTAGGGGCAGAACAAACAATATAACCCATTCATCTATCAAATTTAATGGTCCATAATCCTTCCATGTTTAACACTATAAGCCAGGCATCAAGCCACCACTAATCCATGCATCGCTAAGCCCGCTgttccaaaaagaaaagaaaatcgcCACAAACCCACACACCcccctcctcccgcgccgccgccccgccacgccCCCGCCGGCGCGCCGTCCTCCCGCAGCCCGGGTCGCTCTCATCCCTCAAGCAGCGTCGACGGCGCGGGACCCAGCAGGCTGGGTCTGCATCGGCAGTGCCGGTGTCCATCTCCTCCgtcgagcggcggcggcgcagcgggaCGCAGTGGGCCTGACCTGCATCGGCAGCAAAGGGGTCTCTCTCCTCCGTCAAGCAGCGGCGGCAGCGCGGGACCCAGCGGGCTCGGCCTACGTTGGCGGCGGGAGGGTCCATCTCCACCATcgagcagcggcggcagcagcggcaagGTCCATCTCCTCCCTCAAGCTGCGGCGGGCTTGAGACACAGTGGGCTCGGCCATGAAGATGGATTTCTCCGACGGGGCATTCGATTCCTGGCCTCTGTTCCTCGACCTCGCCTCAGGCACATATGGCCCAGCGGTGGTTCCTCCTCGTGGTCAGCGACGCAGATGTCGCTACTGTCATTCCTCGCACAACCGAGGATGCGGAACTCCTCTACGGTGAGACGCATTGCGTAGCCTCTGCCCTCCAGCACCATGGCAGCATGCCGATGCCCACCAAATGTTCGATGGGTTCCCCTAATTGACCTCTCTATATATCTAGCCCTCTCTATTTCAGTCTCTCACTGCTCTCCGTGTCATCCATATACGATCttattttgtttcaatttttttgctAGATTTAACACTGACATTTGTTTAAATCATATCCATGTTGAACCATTGAAAAGGAGCACACAAAGCTGCAGAGGCAACAACTCCAAAGGAATCAACACGGTGATGCGTTTCTATATGTTCAGTGTGACTAGAAACCAACATGCTGACTACTAAACCATATGCACAGGATCGTAGAAAATTATTATTCTATATGCACAGGATCGTAGAACATTATTATTAATGTCTACATTGGAAAGGATCCAAACTCTAAACAAGTGATTGGTGAACAATTTTTTATCTAGGTTCAGAAGTTGATAATCCATTACAGTTCTTTCGTTGTGCAGGCAACCTCAGGTACGACAAACCGGCTTTGTTTTGCTTCTGTCGTCACATTACTGAATACGACTTTGAATCTCAACTGCACTTGACTGCACCTTCTATCTTGATCTGCTTGACAACTTATAATTTGCAAAAACATTCCCCTGCATAGTTTGTCCTTGGTCAGAAAGAACAATTCCTGATGATATATTCCAAATCAGGTTGTTGCCTGGATCCTATGAACAATATGTACAGTCACGCTGTCGTTATCCGTTTACCATCAAGTAAGTTTTCTCTACGTTTTGTTTCAGTTCCATTTCAGAACCCGTAAACCATATAGATTGCAGAGCAAAGCTAGATGATGGAAATTTTCACTAATAAGCAGGTCTGCTTACCACATTCCTCTTGTTTTCTACAGTTGACGATTTCAAATTATTCAAGAATGCGCAACGCACACGGCTGTAAGGTTTCCGCACTTGCATCCATAGAAATCTAGGTGTTGGTAAATTCTGTTTTGGATGGATTTTGAAGGGAACTTTGTTTTTATCGAGGATCAGACAATACTAAGAGACTAACAAGAATACAGTAAATTACTGGATCATTCATAGTTCCCTAGCGTAGAATAGAACCCGTTGTGGTAACTATCTTGGGGCTCTAGAAATAATTCCTCTGAAACTGAATCATTCAGTCATACCTTCACTTTAGTAAATAATGGCTCTGGATACTGGGATCTCTCACCTTGGTTATTTTTTATATACTGCATTGGAAAGGATCAAATGTTTTCAAATATAAGAAAATTCCCAAGAAACAATCATCTCTCATAATATCTCAATAACATATTGTCATAAAATACCATATTTAAACAGAGCCGAAGAACAATTCTAAGCAGCAAAATAAACTAAGTATCTGAACAAATAATAAGTCTAAGCAGATAATTAAACATGCAGCCCAAAATGAGAATTAAGCCACTCCATGTCCGATCAACACCACTCTGATTGGATCCCTTTTATTGTCACGCTTTTTGTACAGCAGTATAGACCTTCTTCAATTTTCCCTGTGAAAAGGAAATTAATTAAAAGCAATGACAAAATTACAAATGTTAATTctcaaagttaatacaaagttgagtcacttgttttgggatggagggagtattaattaccTCCCAGTCCAACCAAATCTTCTTTGAATGAAGGATCTCTTTGGAATGTTTGTCGCACATATCTTCAATGGGCTTGATCATATGTTCCACATGGATTGCATATTTCAGATCACCAGATGTAGCTACTGAGCATACTATCCCAATCATCTTAGAATCGTAACCAATAACCGGGGCTCCTAGAACGCGGCTAGACTGATGCCCTTCTTCATCATCAATGTTATCAAGTGTAAGCATGTGATCCATATACATGCAGGACAACTTGAAATACCGTTTACTCTCAGAAACAACACTATTTTGAAGAGTAGACGCAGTGCAATTAGGTGTAGTGATATGACCCTCATAAATTCCAAGACTCCCAAACGGCTCATTTAGCAGTACGGTTGAGTCTGGATGTAATTTCGTCGCGGCCATTGTAGCAATGGCATAGACAACATCATATTGGTACTTCTGTTCCTTGGCAAATTCACCCAAAGAAATGGATTTACGTGGGCTCTCCCCTTTGACCAGAAGGATCGCAAGTTCAATATTATCGTCAACAACTACTATAGCAGGAATTTTTTCTTTCTCATTGTGGAACCAGACAGATATTGTTAATTCGTCTATAAACAATTTACCATCTGACAGCAGCTTTGGAATTATAGTCACTACTAGACTGTCATTATTCTCAACCATAAGAACTGTATCCGTCCCATATACAACTGGTTTGTTGGCAGTAGGGGGAGGAGAAATTCAATAGTTACCACAGACGGACCAACTTCACGAAGTTTCTCAATCTAAAAAATTAAAGTGgataaagaaaaaaaatcagtTTGGAGCTGTGaaacgaaaagaaaaaaatgaaaaaaaaacattgagAAAAAAGATGCTCACATTTGAAGGCAGATCCGAAGGAGATGGAGTAGGATATTCTCCACCCGAGCCAGAAGTATCCATGACCTCGTCGGACCTGTTGCACATTAAAAAAAAATGAGAACGCAAAATGGAAAATTCGAAAGATATTCGTTCAAAAAAAGACGACCGTGCGAAGATGAGGTTGAATATGATCCGATTGAGTGGCTGAGACAAATCTCTTAGTGAGATCTATTTTTTGTTCTTAAATCTGGCTATTTTTCAAGAAAGGCAAAGTCTGGAAGAGGGCCGTTGATAACGTGTGAACCGGATCTGGGAGAAGCAGAGAGAGATAGAGCTCACCTGAGGGGATCCTCCGCTCGATTTGGGCCGCTGCTGAGTGTTGTCATGGACAGAGGCGAGTTGGGGTCGAGCATACGGTGGTGCGGGAAGGAGTAGCACGGAACAGGCTCGCGTGATCGAGGAGGGCTGGGGAAGAGCAGTCGAGCGAGAGAAAACCAAGAGAGCGGCGGCGCGTGGAAGGAAATACAGACGGGGGAGAGTGTGGCTCTAGGGTTATCGGAGTCCTCTTATTCTGCTTGATGGGCTCTGGCCCGTTGTTCTTCGTTCACGATTGGCTTCGTTTACTTCTTCTCCGTCCCTTTCTCTTTTTGGGGTCTCTTATTAGGAtgggagctcctatacggcgcATTAAGCGCCGGTACAGGCAACTGGCGCCCACTGTCGCtatctggtgggccggcccagaaACACACAGAGAAAAAAACTCCCAAAAAAGTTGATCCCAACGGGATTCGATCTTGCGACATTCAGTAACGACACAGCATGCCTAACCAGTACATCTACTACAACCTAGTGATTCATCACAGCGCGAGAAGCTTAACAACAACACTAACCGCACTATTTCTGGTACAAACAATTTAGAAAGACGTGATTTtctggaaaagaaaaaaaaatctgaaataagttttaaaaaatcgcgaattagaaaaaagttcatgtattcaaaaTCTTTCACCAAATTTTATAAAAGATCACCGTGTATTACATAAATTTCattgtattaagaaaaatgttcattgtatattatgaaaattgttcacctttgcatataaaaatgttcgtcgtgtaaaataaaaatgttcatcgtatattatgaAATTTTTCAACATTTTTACTAAATGTTGAATGcgtattcaaaaattgttcaacaCATATATTCATAttgtttcaaaaatgttcatcgtgtattatttaaaattttcaacGGATATAAAAAATCTCTATTTTGGTTTTGGTTATTCAATGAGTATACAATTGTTCACTATGTTTCTTAATTTTGTTCAGTATATATTAcacaatgttcaatgtgtatttgcaAATTGTTCAACGTATTTTCACAAAATGTTCCGTACGTGTCCGAAAATTCTTCAACGCATATATTCCTATTGTTttaaatgttcattgtatattaaaaTAAGTTCATCATGTATTATTTAAAATATTCAGCTTATTTCAAGAAAATGTCAACGGATATTGCAAAAATGTCCAATGGATATATTACAAAAAACAAGTTCACGCATTTTTTGAGAAAAGttacagagaaaaaaaagaaaagacgaaagaaaagaagaaagaagaaagaagacaaTAGAAAAAAACGATGGAACCAGTCACACTAGATGAGGGTGGCTGGTTGGTCGTTGCATTCACGCTAAACAAAGGAAGTCCTGTGTTCGAATCAAAAGTAaaggatgggccggcccagcggggaggggggagggggggggttgcGCCCTGTACGGGTTGACCTTTAAGGGGCGCTTAAGGCGTCGTTTAGGAAATGCCCCTATTAGGCGCCAGAGCTATATCTCACCTTAAGCGAGCGCATCTAAAATCTACAGTAACATGTTGGCCCATCAGCACAGTTAAAGAAAAATACTAAGCCATCATAGAGTTCGTGTTACATATGAAGGGCGCAGACTAGGAAAAACGCTGAGGTTTCTAATAGctttccattttattttatttttcatcgtTTTTTCTATGTTTATTTTCTCTATTTTTCTGGTTTATTCTTTTCTTTGTGTTTTTCGGTTTTCattgtttctttctcggttttaatgacttttttctttgttttgtttctttctttctcgTTTTcaccattttttcttttcttttctcatagTTTTCACTGTTTTTTCAATACACGTTTTTTATATCTAATACAGTTTTTAATACAATTTAACATTTCTAAATAAAAATGCAATACTTTTTATTACATGGTCAATTTTTTCTATACATACAGTTTTTCAAATGCTTTATTAGCATATTTTAAACACAAGATTAACATTtgttttaatacatgatcaatttttttcTATACGTATTTAATATCTTTAAAGTGCTTGATTAACATTTCacatacttgttcaatatttttttcaaatatttgattATTATTTTTCCAAATACAATATTATACTTTTTAATACATgacaacatttttctatacacatttaacatttttccaatgcttgattaacatttttcacatatttgttcaacatttttttaaagtttgATTAGTATTTTTTCAAAGGACAGCGGTATTTATCACACGTGTGTCACATAGCAAAGCTACCACGTCTCGGTTACATAAGTTACCACGTCTGTGGTATACAAGTTATCGTGCTATTTCCTCATAAGTTACCATGGAATAAAAATGGTTCTCCCACCCTTTTCCatatgcacatgcatgcatgcactaaaGAAAAGAAAATTTTGATGTCAAAATATTTTGTAGCTCCAACTGTCGGGTTGATGCAAAAAAtcgttttcacataaaagattcgtcACGACGAGATCattgaaactagatcccatgttgatatgtttcgacaaaTTTTTCTGGATCAAAACTTATCATGCGTGAACTACATAAGTTACCATGAAATTTTCACATAAGTTTTCAACAACTTCTTCCTTTCATCAATGTTACCTCGGTGTTTTATGTAAGTTGTCACGTATGCAGTttgtatattaccatgttattttcaTATTAGTTATAAAGGGTttgtttttcaacaactttttccccTTGGTCAAAGTTACCGCggtgtttgtacataagttatcgGGTATGAGATTGTATATTGCCAttgctattttcacataagttatcgGAGTAAGTTTTTCAACACTTTTTTGTCATTGGTCAAAGTTATCGTGGTGCTTATATGTAAGTTATCGGGTATGTGATTCATATATTACCGTGTTGTTTTCACATAAGTTACCAATGGTATGTTTTCAACATCTTTTTCCCTTTCTAGTCAAAATTACAGCGGTATTTGTGTGTAAGTTATCGGATATGTGGTTCAtatattaccgtgctattttcacataaATTACCGACTGCATGTTTTTTTAAGAGTTAAATACACTAGAGGTGCCTTTAACTTGTCATTCGCAGTCAGTTTAGTGCCTAAAGTTGTAAAATACATAAAATTGATGCTCGAACTTGTTTGACCGTGCAAATACGATGCCTTCAACCGTATCCATACATACATCCAGCGCGTGTGGCGTGTCAGCATGACGGTGTCCCACTTGTTAGTGGATGAGAGCGGGGAAGGAGCTGGGTGGCTGACAAGTGAGGATATTTTTTAGAAAACCCTCCATACT is a window encoding:
- the LOC123044605 gene encoding uncharacterized protein gives rise to the protein MVENNDSLVVTIIPKLLSDGKLFIDELTISVWFHNEKEKIPAIVVVDDNIELAILLVKGESPRKSISLGEFAKEQKYQYDVVYAIATMAATKLHPDSTVLLNEPFGSLGIYEGHITTPNCTASTLQNSVVSESKRYFKLSCMYMDHMLTLDNIDDEEGHQSSRVLGAPVIGYDSKMIGIVCSVATSGDLKYAIHVEHMIKPIEDMCDKHSKEILHSKKIWLDWEGKLKKVYTAVQKA